A DNA window from Paraclostridium bifermentans contains the following coding sequences:
- a CDS encoding response regulator transcription factor gives MKILVVEDNLSLLKSIKKELETHFQVECTGNGEDAYFLIKQNIYDLVVLDLMLPGMDGIQILEKIRKENEDVLVLILTAKESLDDKVKAFMLGANDYLTKPFYMEELVARIYAMLRTKGKIDSKNTLEFKGLKLDLNKKVVTIDDNEIEIPNKQFNLLEYLLLNKGTILLKEQIFDRIWGMESDSTIDIVEVYISNLRKKLSKYGYHKYIITKRRVGYMFDDK, from the coding sequence ATGAAAATCCTTGTGGTAGAAGATAATTTAAGTTTATTAAAAAGTATTAAAAAAGAATTAGAAACTCACTTTCAAGTTGAGTGTACAGGTAACGGTGAAGATGCATATTTTCTTATAAAGCAAAATATTTATGATCTTGTAGTATTAGATTTAATGCTTCCTGGAATGGATGGAATTCAGATATTAGAAAAAATACGTAAAGAAAATGAAGATGTATTGGTTTTAATTTTAACAGCAAAAGAAAGTTTAGATGATAAAGTTAAAGCATTTATGTTAGGTGCAAATGATTATCTAACTAAACCATTTTATATGGAAGAATTAGTAGCTAGAATATATGCAATGTTAAGAACTAAAGGCAAAATTGATAGTAAAAATACTTTGGAATTTAAAGGGTTGAAGCTTGATTTAAATAAAAAAGTCGTAACTATAGATGACAATGAGATAGAAATTCCAAATAAACAATTTAATTTATTAGAATATTTACTTTTAAATAAAGGAACGATATTGTTAAAAGAGCAAATTTTTGATAGGATTTGGGGAATGGAAAGTGATTCAACTATAGATATAGTGGAAGTATACATAAGCAATCTTAGGAAAAAGCTAAGTAAATATGGGTATCATAAATACATAATCACAAAACGAAGAGTGGGGTATATGTTTGATGATAAATAA
- a CDS encoding DUF1284 domain-containing protein produces the protein MLEIRPHHLFCMKAFIGRGYSKDFTDNMTDIILSLNKSKNQDIKITASLDSVCYKCPNNIDYKFCTTDKEVIEMDKKIMNYFNIEEGIYKYEKIENLIYNNISEEIIEEVCKSCSWYKKTNCKELILLKSKGELLVNGK, from the coding sequence ATGCTAGAAATTAGGCCTCACCATCTTTTTTGCATGAAAGCTTTTATAGGAAGAGGTTACAGTAAAGACTTCACTGATAATATGACAGATATTATTTTAAGTTTAAATAAATCTAAAAATCAAGATATAAAAATTACTGCTAGCTTAGATAGTGTATGTTATAAATGTCCTAATAATATAGATTATAAGTTTTGTACTACAGATAAAGAAGTAATTGAAATGGATAAAAAGATAATGAATTATTTCAATATAGAAGAAGGCATATATAAATATGAAAAAATTGAAAATTTGATATATAATAATATAAGTGAAGAGATAATTGAAGAAGTTTGCAAAAGTTGTAGTTGGTATAAAAAGACAAACTGTAAAGAACTTATACTATTAAAATCAAAAGGAGAACTTTTAGTAAATGGTAAGTAG
- a CDS encoding biotin transporter BioY, with the protein MKLNTKELIICAMFASITAILAQIAIPLPFSTVPLTMQVFAVTISGVILGAKKGFITQVIYILLGAIGMPVFAQMSGGAGILFGYTGGFIMAFPLMALLIGYVSDKYDAILPIMIAMSVSLMINYTIGTLWYSFVAGVGFMEGFMVCVAPFIVVDLFKVALATTIGINVKRRIKKEAFLC; encoded by the coding sequence ATGAAACTAAACACTAAAGAATTAATAATTTGTGCCATGTTTGCAAGTATAACAGCTATTTTAGCCCAAATTGCAATACCCCTTCCATTTTCAACAGTTCCACTTACTATGCAAGTATTTGCAGTAACAATAAGCGGAGTAATACTTGGGGCTAAAAAAGGATTTATAACTCAGGTTATATATATATTATTGGGAGCCATAGGAATGCCCGTATTTGCGCAAATGAGCGGAGGAGCTGGTATATTATTTGGATATACAGGTGGGTTTATAATGGCTTTTCCATTGATGGCATTATTAATAGGATATGTAAGCGATAAATATGATGCTATATTACCTATAATGATAGCTATGAGTGTGTCTCTTATGATAAATTATACCATAGGAACATTATGGTATTCATTTGTAGCTGGAGTTGGATTTATGGAAGGATTTATGGTGTGTGTAGCACCTTTTATAGTGGTAGACTTATTTAAAGTAGCACTAGCTACTACTATTGGAATTAATGTAAAAAGAAGAATTAAAAAAGAGGCATTTTTATGCTAG